Proteins co-encoded in one Dehalococcoidales bacterium genomic window:
- a CDS encoding ABC transporter ATP-binding protein: MTIPDNQETAARPVAAGARIKIEQLSLSFGGVKALTDISIDIRDKEILAIIGPNGAGKTCILNCINGFYKPQAGEIYFDGQHITRIRPDKAAKLGLARTFQNIELYTGLSTLDNIMAARHVVMKQNFLASALYFGWAHKEEVTHRKTVEDIIDFLEIESIRKQTVGMLPYGMRKRVELGRALALEPKVLLLDEPMAGMNLEEKEDIARFIIDIFEGQGVTYPDTPVLRDGVSCIVLVEHDMGVVMDIADRIVVLDFGKKIAEGTPEEIKNNPQVIAAYLGEEKK, from the coding sequence ATGACGATACCGGATAACCAAGAAACGGCGGCCAGGCCAGTCGCCGCCGGGGCCAGGATTAAAATCGAACAGCTTTCCCTGTCCTTCGGCGGGGTGAAAGCGCTGACGGATATATCCATAGACATCAGGGACAAGGAGATACTGGCAATTATCGGGCCCAACGGCGCGGGCAAGACCTGCATCCTCAACTGCATCAACGGGTTCTACAAGCCGCAGGCCGGCGAGATATACTTCGACGGGCAGCACATTACCCGCATCCGCCCGGACAAGGCCGCCAAACTGGGACTGGCGCGGACGTTCCAGAACATCGAGCTGTACACCGGCCTGAGCACGCTGGACAATATCATGGCGGCGCGGCACGTGGTGATGAAGCAGAACTTCCTGGCCAGCGCGCTGTACTTCGGCTGGGCGCATAAAGAAGAGGTAACGCACCGCAAGACCGTCGAAGACATCATCGACTTCCTGGAAATAGAGTCGATCAGAAAGCAGACGGTGGGCATGCTCCCCTACGGCATGCGCAAACGGGTGGAGCTGGGCAGGGCTTTAGCACTGGAGCCGAAGGTGCTGCTGCTCGACGAGCCGATGGCCGGGATGAATCTGGAAGAAAAAGAGGATATAGCCCGGTTCATTATCGATATATTCGAGGGGCAGGGGGTAACGTACCCGGACACGCCGGTTTTAAGGGATGGGGTGAGCTGCATCGTGCTGGTGGAGCATGACATGGGGGTGGTGATGGATATAGCGGACCGGATTGTGGTGCTGGACTTCGGGAAGAAGATAGCCGAGGGCACGCCGGAAGAAATCAAGAACAACCCGCAGGTTATCGCCGCCTACCTGGGCGAAGAGAAGAAATAA
- a CDS encoding GNAT family N-acetyltransferase, translating into MHTVHIETDRLIITVFDEDMAESVHLNSLDEDNRNFIPDEVFETKEDALDTIHYLISCYGSENAPLVYPILLKDSQHIGHVQVAPIGQRWEIGYHVGKRYTQKGYATEAVKSFLPMITEQLGLDTITGVCHANNTASRKVLEKCGFLLEFDGMERLQGKIQHTCRYEWQAPKRRDSVA; encoded by the coding sequence ATGCATACGGTACACATCGAAACAGACAGGCTTATCATCACTGTATTTGATGAAGACATGGCCGAGAGTGTTCACCTAAATTCGCTCGATGAAGATAACCGGAATTTTATACCGGATGAGGTGTTTGAGACAAAAGAAGATGCGTTGGACACAATTCATTACCTTATATCCTGCTACGGCAGTGAGAACGCCCCTCTGGTTTACCCCATATTGCTGAAAGACAGTCAACACATAGGTCATGTACAGGTAGCGCCGATTGGCCAGCGCTGGGAAATAGGTTATCATGTCGGGAAACGTTATACTCAAAAAGGATATGCAACAGAAGCGGTAAAATCTTTTTTACCGATGATTACGGAACAACTGGGACTGGATACAATTACCGGTGTTTGTCATGCCAATAATACGGCATCCCGCAAGGTGCTAGAAAAATGCGGTTTTTTACTTGAATTTGATGGAATGGAACGCTTACAGGGGAAAATTCAGCATACATGCCGTTATGAATGGCAAGCGCCAAAAAGGCGAGACTCCGTGGCGTAA
- a CDS encoding AMP-binding protein, which translates to MAVSAKKDEYFDDLETMAPAARRAYQEKRLSDHIAYTYRRAPAVKKLLDGAGLKPSQIKSVKDLEKLPVTRKTDLMEMQQASLPYGGVLTMPVASVERVFVSPGPIYEIQPSRCKWFAKTFWAAGFRKGDVVINTFTYHMSPAGILFHEGIRGCGATVVVAGTGNTDLQIQVMKDLGVTGFCGTPSFLNTIFKRIEETGKSFKQDFSVKRAWFTGEMLPPSLRRTFENDYAIDTYQAYAVTEPGGAIAYECNHKSGMHLMDEYVTEIIDPETGQQLGPGQVGEIVTTQLHHKNWGLIRFGTGDLSSYITEKCPCGRTAHRLTGIIGRAGDAVKVRGMFIVAKQAEQSIMSFPQVARYQLVVGRRLHRDEMTLKLELKDAGVDTGKLSLDINDKFQDICRIKIDRIEVCTPGTIPEKSPAILDERKWE; encoded by the coding sequence ATGGCTGTAAGCGCTAAAAAGGACGAGTATTTCGATGACCTGGAGACCATGGCGCCGGCAGCCCGGCGCGCCTACCAGGAAAAACGTCTGTCCGACCACATCGCCTATACTTACCGCCGCGCCCCCGCCGTGAAAAAGCTCCTGGACGGCGCCGGTTTAAAGCCCTCACAAATTAAGTCCGTTAAAGACCTGGAAAAGCTGCCCGTCACCCGCAAGACGGACCTCATGGAAATGCAGCAGGCCTCCCTGCCTTACGGCGGCGTCCTCACCATGCCGGTTGCCAGCGTGGAGCGCGTTTTCGTTTCCCCCGGCCCCATCTATGAGATTCAGCCCTCCCGCTGTAAGTGGTTCGCCAAAACATTCTGGGCGGCCGGTTTCCGTAAGGGCGATGTAGTCATCAATACCTTTACTTACCACATGTCTCCCGCCGGCATCCTCTTCCACGAGGGCATCCGGGGCTGCGGGGCGACGGTCGTGGTGGCCGGCACCGGCAATACCGACCTCCAGATACAGGTTATGAAAGACCTCGGGGTAACCGGTTTCTGCGGTACGCCCAGCTTTTTAAACACGATATTTAAACGTATTGAGGAAACGGGTAAAAGCTTTAAGCAGGACTTCTCCGTCAAACGCGCCTGGTTCACCGGGGAAATGCTACCCCCCTCCCTTCGCCGGACCTTTGAAAACGACTATGCTATAGACACCTATCAGGCTTACGCCGTGACGGAGCCGGGCGGCGCTATCGCTTACGAATGTAACCACAAGTCCGGTATGCACCTTATGGACGAGTATGTCACGGAAATCATCGACCCCGAGACCGGCCAGCAGCTGGGCCCGGGGCAGGTGGGGGAAATCGTTACCACCCAGCTCCACCATAAAAACTGGGGGCTCATCCGCTTCGGCACCGGGGATTTATCGTCTTATATTACGGAAAAGTGCCCCTGCGGCCGCACCGCCCACCGCCTCACCGGCATTATCGGTAGGGCAGGGGACGCGGTAAAAGTGCGGGGCATGTTCATCGTCGCCAAACAGGCCGAGCAATCTATTATGTCCTTCCCCCAGGTCGCCCGCTACCAGTTAGTCGTTGGCCGCCGCCTCCACCGCGACGAAATGACGCTTAAGCTGGAACTGAAAGACGCCGGGGTTGACACCGGCAAATTATCACTTGACATAAATGATAAGTTCCAGGACATCTGCCGCATTAAAATCGACCGTATAGAAGTCTGTACCCCCGGCACTATCCCTGAAAAATCCCCCGCCATCCTTGACGAACGCAAGTGGGAATAA
- a CDS encoding ABC transporter ATP-binding protein — MLKLNSIEVTYLNVIRVLHGVSLAAEDGAIIALLGANGAGKSTTLKAISGLLHIEEGAVTDGSIEWNGERIDKKGAEHIGKLGIIQALEGRHVFEHLTAEENLLVGAHNRRDRRAVKQDLEMVYHYFPRLKDLRRNTAGYLSGGEQQMVVIGRAMMATPKLMMLDEPSLGLAPLLVEEIFDIIKRFNTEQKTSILLVEQNVRIALSIAHYGYVMENGRVVLDGSADFLKNNEDVKEFYMGLSALGTKKSYRDVKHYKRRKRWL, encoded by the coding sequence ATGCTCAAGCTGAACAGCATTGAGGTCACCTATCTCAATGTCATCAGGGTACTGCACGGCGTATCCCTGGCGGCGGAGGATGGCGCTATCATCGCTCTCCTCGGCGCCAACGGCGCCGGCAAAAGCACCACCCTTAAAGCCATCTCCGGCCTCCTTCACATTGAAGAGGGCGCCGTGACCGATGGCTCGATCGAGTGGAACGGGGAGCGCATCGACAAAAAAGGCGCCGAGCATATCGGCAAGCTGGGCATCATCCAGGCGCTGGAAGGCCGCCACGTGTTCGAGCACCTCACCGCCGAGGAAAACCTGCTGGTGGGTGCCCACAATCGCCGCGACCGCCGCGCTGTGAAGCAGGACCTGGAAATGGTCTATCACTACTTCCCCCGCCTAAAAGACCTCCGCCGCAATACGGCCGGCTATCTTTCCGGCGGCGAGCAGCAGATGGTGGTCATCGGCCGCGCCATGATGGCCACCCCCAAGCTCATGATGCTGGACGAGCCGTCCCTGGGACTGGCCCCGCTGCTGGTGGAAGAGATATTCGATATCATTAAGCGTTTCAATACGGAGCAGAAGACCTCCATCCTGCTGGTGGAGCAAAACGTGCGCATCGCCCTCAGTATCGCCCACTACGGCTATGTCATGGAGAACGGCAGGGTGGTGCTGGACGGCAGCGCCGATTTCCTTAAGAATAACGAGGACGTTAAGGAATTTTACATGGGGCTTTCCGCCCTGGGCACCAAGAAAAGCTACCGCGATGTCAAGCACTACAAGAGGAGAAAGCGATGGCTGTAA
- a CDS encoding ABC transporter substrate-binding protein — translation MKNKKLLVITAVICLVLLITSVPLFGGCSSDNSATTSDSKEGKTLKVGIMTPTTGAAASKGGPLRDGNMDCIKYINEELGGVNGYLIDAENLDSQYKSDQAVIDINKFMDDGCIFFTTSSSTEMNYVQEIANRAGFPGLVAYSSPTNYHPPQHIYGQMPDYGDDWTAFTEYYLNNIWTGTGKPKMALMLLNNPTGAGALNAAKAMADELGVEILWDGSYGKGFEHTATTTSETDALTRIKAMNPDVIYISSIPEAASVIIKNARDLDMLPGVTFGLCHAAMTKKVVDLAGASAAEGVYGVFPTVEWTDNSPAIAKMKEYATMYHPDDVNNGDYMAAWAQSLIIAEILQKALDAVGYDVLSKGDAEAWEAVEQYGFQTLEGYDVGGLQSPVSYVSGDNRLGKSLRIVQVQSGSIVAVTGWVEAPLIKYEDYSWFGQ, via the coding sequence ATGAAAAACAAAAAACTGCTTGTTATTACCGCTGTTATCTGCCTGGTATTACTTATAACTTCCGTGCCGCTGTTCGGGGGCTGCTCCTCGGACAACTCCGCGACCACCTCTGATAGCAAGGAAGGCAAGACGCTTAAGGTGGGGATTATGACGCCCACCACCGGCGCCGCCGCTTCCAAGGGTGGCCCGTTGCGCGATGGCAACATGGACTGCATCAAGTACATCAATGAGGAGCTTGGCGGCGTCAACGGCTACCTTATCGATGCCGAGAACCTGGACAGCCAGTATAAGTCCGATCAGGCGGTTATCGACATCAACAAATTCATGGACGATGGCTGCATCTTCTTCACCACCTCTTCGTCTACCGAGATGAACTATGTCCAGGAAATTGCCAACCGCGCCGGTTTCCCCGGCCTGGTAGCCTATTCCTCGCCCACCAACTACCATCCGCCGCAGCACATCTACGGCCAGATGCCGGATTACGGCGATGACTGGACCGCCTTCACCGAGTATTATCTAAATAATATCTGGACGGGTACCGGCAAGCCTAAGATGGCCCTGATGCTGCTCAATAACCCCACCGGCGCCGGCGCGCTTAATGCCGCCAAGGCTATGGCCGATGAGCTCGGCGTCGAGATTCTGTGGGACGGCTCCTACGGTAAGGGCTTTGAGCACACCGCCACCACCACCAGCGAGACCGATGCCCTCACCCGCATTAAGGCTATGAACCCGGATGTTATCTATATCTCCAGCATTCCGGAAGCCGCGTCCGTTATCATCAAGAACGCCAGGGACTTGGATATGCTCCCCGGCGTTACCTTCGGCCTCTGTCACGCCGCCATGACCAAGAAGGTGGTTGACCTCGCCGGGGCGAGCGCCGCGGAAGGCGTATATGGCGTCTTCCCCACCGTGGAATGGACGGATAATTCACCGGCTATCGCCAAGATGAAGGAATACGCCACTATGTACCACCCCGATGACGTGAATAACGGCGACTATATGGCCGCCTGGGCGCAGAGCCTCATCATCGCGGAAATTCTCCAGAAAGCGCTGGACGCCGTGGGCTATGACGTGCTGTCCAAAGGCGACGCCGAGGCCTGGGAAGCGGTGGAACAGTACGGTTTCCAGACGCTTGAAGGTTATGACGTCGGTGGCCTGCAAAGCCCGGTAAGCTATGTCTCCGGGGATAACCGCCTGGGCAAGTCCCTGCGCATCGTGCAGGTCCAGAGCGGCTCTATCGTGGCTGTCACCGGCTGGGTGGAAGCGCCCCTCATCAAATATGAGGACTATTCCTGGTTCGGGCAATAG
- a CDS encoding branched-chain amino acid ABC transporter permease, with translation MTLPGGVRNFSYGEDMAIVRTKTQWTLLLVFFVFLFTMPLYLSNFWLGVINTMGITMIAAVGLNILVGYCGQLSIGHAGFIAVGAYTSAILTNRLGVPFPAALLAAGLVSGLVGIVFGLPSVRVKGFYLAITTIAAQFIIIWVINHWSYTGGFNGISVPYASIGGLVFRSKTSQFFLVAVMAVICIFLAKNLARTKVGRAFIAIRDNDLAAEVMGVNLLYYKLLAFFIGCFFAGIAGSLMAHTTYTLAPEQFSFNDSILYIGMIIIGGLGTSLGPILGVAFIVLLQKVLLPIYLVPWLEHTFTSFPAGFASGVAPAVFGLILVMFLILEPRGLAHRWALFKAAYRLWPFSY, from the coding sequence ATGACTTTACCCGGCGGGGTCAGAAATTTCAGCTATGGGGAAGACATGGCCATCGTGCGTACCAAAACGCAGTGGACGCTGCTGCTCGTTTTCTTCGTCTTTCTCTTTACCATGCCGCTTTATTTAAGCAATTTCTGGCTGGGCGTCATCAACACCATGGGCATCACTATGATTGCCGCCGTTGGCCTGAATATCCTGGTGGGCTACTGCGGGCAGCTTTCCATCGGGCACGCCGGCTTCATTGCCGTGGGCGCTTACACCTCCGCCATCCTCACCAACCGCCTGGGCGTGCCGTTCCCCGCCGCTCTCCTCGCCGCCGGGCTGGTCTCCGGCCTGGTGGGTATCGTCTTCGGCCTGCCGTCGGTCCGGGTCAAGGGATTTTACCTGGCCATCACCACCATCGCCGCTCAGTTCATCATCATCTGGGTCATCAATCACTGGAGTTACACCGGCGGCTTCAACGGTATCTCTGTGCCTTATGCCTCCATCGGCGGGCTGGTTTTCCGCTCCAAGACCAGCCAGTTCTTCCTGGTGGCCGTCATGGCCGTCATCTGCATCTTCCTGGCCAAGAACCTGGCCCGCACCAAGGTCGGCCGCGCTTTCATCGCGATACGGGATAATGACCTCGCCGCGGAGGTCATGGGCGTCAACCTGCTTTATTACAAACTGCTGGCTTTCTTCATCGGCTGCTTCTTCGCCGGTATTGCCGGTTCTCTCATGGCCCACACCACTTATACCCTCGCCCCGGAGCAGTTCAGCTTTAATGATTCGATTCTCTATATCGGCATGATTATCATCGGCGGCCTGGGCACCTCCCTCGGCCCGATACTGGGTGTCGCCTTTATCGTCTTACTCCAGAAAGTGTTGCTGCCTATTTACCTGGTGCCCTGGCTGGAGCATACCTTCACCAGCTTTCCGGCCGGTTTCGCTTCCGGCGTGGCGCCTGCTGTCTTCGGCCTCATCCTGGTCATGTTCCTGATTCTGGAGCCGCGCGGGCTGGCGCACCGCTGGGCGCTTTTCAAGGCCGCTTACCGCTTGTGGCCTTTCTCATATTAG
- a CDS encoding branched-chain amino acid ABC transporter permease translates to MNWGELLQFVITGISVGMVYALIALSFVLIWKSSSVANLALGQIVLISAWFNYSMFVSRGLPAVVSALLVIIFAAIIGFLIERITLRPLIGQPILSLIAVTLGIGYFLEGLVTFIWPASTAGFGDKPFLPRSVIHIGSAVISQEYVWVIVICIVVFLLLNLFFRYHKMGIAMRATADDQMAVQACGIPVTRVFSVSWMFACVVAAIGGILISSIGSISGGLVETGLKSFSVVILGGLDSFGGAIIAGPIIGLAESLGGGYLTRFLWSGVRDVIPFVIIIIVMVIKPHGLFGEERIERI, encoded by the coding sequence ATGAACTGGGGGGAGTTGCTGCAATTCGTCATCACCGGCATTTCGGTGGGCATGGTCTATGCCCTCATCGCCTTGAGCTTCGTCCTCATCTGGAAGTCCAGCAGCGTGGCCAACCTGGCGCTGGGACAAATCGTGCTTATATCTGCCTGGTTCAACTACTCCATGTTCGTTTCCCGCGGGCTGCCGGCGGTTGTTTCCGCTTTGCTGGTCATCATCTTCGCCGCCATTATCGGCTTCCTGATTGAACGTATTACCCTCCGCCCCCTCATCGGACAGCCCATTCTCTCGCTTATCGCTGTGACGCTGGGCATCGGTTATTTCCTGGAGGGCCTTGTCACTTTCATTTGGCCCGCCAGCACCGCCGGCTTCGGCGATAAGCCTTTCTTACCGCGCAGTGTCATCCATATCGGTTCGGCGGTCATTTCCCAGGAATACGTCTGGGTTATCGTTATCTGCATTGTTGTCTTCCTGTTGTTGAACCTGTTCTTCCGCTATCATAAAATGGGCATCGCCATGCGCGCCACCGCGGACGACCAGATGGCGGTGCAGGCCTGCGGCATACCGGTGACGCGGGTGTTTTCCGTGTCCTGGATGTTCGCCTGCGTGGTAGCGGCTATAGGAGGCATCCTCATTTCCAGCATCGGCAGTATTTCCGGCGGCCTGGTGGAGACCGGCCTTAAGTCCTTCTCTGTGGTTATCCTCGGCGGGCTGGACTCCTTCGGCGGCGCCATCATCGCCGGGCCGATTATCGGCCTGGCGGAAAGCCTGGGCGGCGGCTACCTGACGCGCTTTCTCTGGTCCGGCGTGCGGGATGTTATCCCCTTCGTGATTATCATCATCGTCATGGTCATTAAACCTCACGGGCTTTTCGGCGAGGAACGGATAGAGAGGATATAA
- a CDS encoding AMP-binding protein: MEKRETIPQIIKSNRDRWGDRTAMSMKMFGIWRRYTWREYYDNVKYFSLGMIGLGLRRGDVTCIIGDNEPPWFWSEFAVQAAGGIATGIYVDSIPSEVKYTAEHSDAKFAVVNDQEQTDKFLEIKSDLPLLQKVIYWDSKGLRNYDDPMLISFNQVIELGKDYEKTHPGLFESNLEAGRGDDVAFIYYTSGTTGLPKGAMMTHRALITTARGFIDRYPMDERDNLISNFPAAWVGDSYFATIPHLLTGARLNFPEEPETIAEDTREIGPNFVIYGPRQWEGLVSEIQVKMLDAYWLKRLAYKLLLPVGHKIADMKFAGHTPSLFWRVLHGIAYLLLFRPLKDRLGLNKVRFAVTGSSVLSLDTFRLIHAIGVELRQCYASTEAGLISSHGKGEIKFESVGRPALGTSLRITAEGELLVTSDCMFIGYHKNPEKTETTLIDGWCHTGDAVNLNDQGHLIFMDRLEHMGLLKSGAKYAPQYIEGRLRFSPYIKDAMVIGGKDKDYVSAILNIDFAMVGKWAERNRIPYTTFVDLSQKKEVADLLRRDLERVNGYLPEASRVRKFVLLHKEFDPDEAELTRTRKLRREFMEQRYKDLIDALYSGLDRIDVQAPVTYRDGRKGVVTTGIQVRSMRGEAS; this comes from the coding sequence ATGGAAAAAAGAGAAACGATTCCCCAGATTATCAAGAGCAACCGGGACAGGTGGGGCGACCGCACCGCCATGTCCATGAAAATGTTCGGTATCTGGCGCCGCTACACCTGGCGGGAATACTACGATAACGTTAAGTACTTTTCATTAGGCATGATCGGGCTGGGCCTCCGGCGCGGCGATGTCACCTGCATTATCGGCGATAACGAGCCGCCGTGGTTCTGGAGCGAGTTCGCCGTGCAGGCGGCCGGCGGCATCGCTACCGGCATTTACGTGGACTCCATCCCGTCGGAGGTCAAATATACCGCCGAGCACTCGGACGCGAAATTCGCCGTGGTCAACGACCAGGAGCAGACGGATAAGTTCCTGGAAATCAAGTCGGATCTGCCGCTTTTACAGAAGGTGATTTACTGGGACTCCAAGGGCCTGCGCAACTATGACGACCCCATGCTTATCAGCTTCAACCAGGTAATCGAACTGGGCAAGGATTATGAAAAAACCCACCCCGGCCTTTTTGAAAGCAATCTGGAAGCCGGTCGTGGCGATGATGTGGCTTTCATCTACTACACCTCCGGCACCACCGGTCTGCCCAAGGGCGCTATGATGACCCACCGCGCCCTCATCACCACCGCCCGGGGCTTTATTGACCGCTATCCCATGGACGAAAGGGACAACCTTATTTCCAACTTCCCGGCGGCCTGGGTGGGGGACAGCTATTTCGCCACCATTCCCCACCTGCTGACCGGCGCCAGACTCAACTTCCCGGAGGAGCCGGAAACTATCGCCGAGGACACCCGTGAAATAGGCCCGAACTTCGTCATTTACGGGCCGCGGCAGTGGGAGGGGCTGGTCAGTGAAATCCAGGTCAAGATGCTGGACGCCTACTGGCTCAAGCGCCTCGCCTATAAGCTGCTGCTGCCGGTGGGCCACAAAATCGCCGATATGAAGTTCGCAGGCCATACCCCCAGCCTGTTCTGGCGCGTCCTGCACGGCATCGCTTACCTGCTGCTTTTCCGCCCCCTTAAAGACCGCCTCGGACTGAACAAGGTGCGTTTTGCCGTCACCGGCAGTTCGGTTTTAAGCCTGGACACTTTCCGCCTGATTCACGCCATCGGGGTGGAGCTGCGGCAGTGCTACGCCAGCACGGAGGCCGGCCTTATCTCTTCCCACGGTAAGGGCGAAATTAAGTTTGAAAGCGTGGGCCGCCCGGCGCTGGGAACGTCTTTGCGTATTACCGCCGAAGGTGAGCTGCTGGTCACGTCCGACTGCATGTTCATCGGCTATCATAAAAACCCGGAAAAGACCGAGACTACACTAATCGACGGTTGGTGCCATACCGGGGACGCCGTCAATCTCAACGATCAGGGGCACCTTATTTTCATGGACCGGCTGGAGCACATGGGCCTGCTGAAGTCCGGCGCCAAGTACGCCCCGCAGTACATCGAAGGCCGTCTGCGCTTTAGTCCCTATATCAAGGATGCTATGGTCATCGGCGGGAAAGACAAGGATTACGTCTCCGCCATTTTGAATATCGACTTCGCTATGGTGGGCAAGTGGGCGGAACGCAATCGTATCCCTTACACCACCTTCGTGGACTTGTCTCAGAAAAAAGAGGTGGCGGACCTGTTGCGCCGGGACCTGGAGCGCGTTAACGGCTACCTGCCGGAGGCGTCCCGGGTGCGCAAGTTCGTTCTCCTGCATAAAGAGTTTGACCCTGACGAGGCGGAGCTGACGCGCACCCGCAAGCTGCGTCGGGAGTTCATGGAGCAGCGCTATAAGGACTTGATCGACGCTTTATACAGCGGTCTGGACCGGATAGATGTCCAGGCGCCCGTTACCTACCGGGACGGCCGCAAGGGCGTGGTGACCACCGGCATTCAGGTTAGAAGTATGCGGGGGGAGGCTTCCTGA
- a CDS encoding PaaI family thioesterase yields MPEDNVAKLRAAEAGEPIASFLKMRLVELTPGCAKISMTLTPEHLNFNGMVFGGIVMAVADQAFAYATNSLVSPSIASQFNIHLISGAAPGDTLTAECRVLKSGRRIGVSEMTVTNQAGKLIAKATGTTVVTG; encoded by the coding sequence GTGCCGGAAGATAATGTTGCCAAACTCAGAGCCGCGGAAGCCGGAGAGCCTATAGCTTCCTTTTTAAAAATGAGGCTGGTGGAGCTGACGCCCGGCTGCGCCAAAATCTCCATGACGCTCACGCCGGAGCACCTGAACTTTAACGGCATGGTCTTCGGGGGCATCGTCATGGCCGTGGCGGACCAGGCCTTCGCTTACGCCACCAACTCGCTGGTCAGCCCCTCCATCGCCTCCCAGTTCAATATCCACCTGATTTCCGGTGCCGCCCCCGGGGACACCCTCACCGCAGAGTGCCGCGTGCTAAAAAGCGGCCGGCGCATTGGTGTCTCGGAAATGACCGTCACCAACCAGGCGGGCAAACTCATCGCCAAAGCCACCGGCACCACCGTGGTCACGGGGTAA
- a CDS encoding GYD domain-containing protein encodes MSVYLMLTTLTDAGRKALQDDPELLKQINKETEFMGVKILTQYALLGQYDFINILEAPSNEAIAKLAIRLSARGTTQTLTLTAIPIDDLVSTLKNRESPW; translated from the coding sequence ATGTCCGTTTACTTAATGTTAACCACCCTTACCGACGCCGGGAGGAAGGCTTTACAGGATGACCCCGAGCTGCTCAAGCAAATCAACAAAGAAACGGAATTCATGGGGGTAAAGATACTGACCCAGTACGCCCTGCTCGGGCAGTACGATTTTATCAACATCCTGGAAGCGCCCAGCAACGAGGCCATCGCCAAGCTGGCGATACGGCTGAGCGCCAGGGGCACCACCCAGACCTTAACGCTTACCGCCATACCCATCGACGACCTGGTAAGCACCCTGAAGAACCGGGAAAGCCCGTGGTAA